A section of the Humulus lupulus chromosome 2, drHumLupu1.1, whole genome shotgun sequence genome encodes:
- the LOC133817960 gene encoding pentatricopeptide repeat-containing protein At5g15340, mitochondrial produces MRWPINSAFSSLSVHRLRLLIRTCARHSSLDVGKKLHAVLITTGVLTLPDSFLGNALLHLYAARGSISYARQVFGEIPNSHKDTADWTTLMGCFARYGIPENGLRLFAEMRREGVRVDGVALVCVFNTCARLGNAEVGRGTHGFLEKTGLSSSVKVCNAVMDVYVKCRLLSEARRVFENMDERSVVSWTVILDGEVNLASVGSGRMVFDEMPEKNEVAWTIMVVGYIANGFTCDGFSLLGKMVFGCGLKLNYVTLSSTLSACALSGDLMVGRWVHVYALKTMEKIDIMVETALLDMYAKCGRVDTARRVFEHMPIRNVVAWNAMLSGLAMHGRGKSVLDLFLQMVKEAKPDDLTFTSLLSACSHSGLVKEGHHYFHNLESLYGITPKIEHYACMVDLLGRAGHLVEAEVLIRKMPMPPNEVVLGSLLGSCSIYGKLQLGERVLKDLVQLDPQNTEYHILLSNMYALDGKRDQANSLRHVLKYRGIRKAPGISSIYVNGQVHQFCAGDKFHPQITEVYTMLDEMIRRLRLAGYVPNTASQVFHGCDTTRKNDTDEVEEIEQALFSHSEKLAVCFGLLTTRSNSPLYIFKNLRICLDCHSAMKMVSTVYNREIVVRDRNRFHCFKQGSCSCSDHW; encoded by the coding sequence ATGAGATGGCCAATCAACTCTGCTTTCTCTTCACTATCTGTTCATCGCCTACGTCTTCTTATTCGAACATGCGCTCGCCACTCCTCTCTCGACGTCGGCAAGAAACTCCACGCCGTTCTCATCACCACCGGCGTGCTCACCTTGCCGGACTCTTTTCTCGGCAATGCCCTCCTTCACCTTTACGCTGCGCGTGGCAGTATCTCGTATGCGCGCCAAGTGTTCGGTGAAATTCCCAATTCACACAAAGATACTGCGGATTGGACTACCCTGATGGGTTGCTTTGCTCGTTATGGGATTCCCGAAAATGGGCTTCGTCTATTTGCTGAGATGAGAAGAGAAGGCGTGAGAGTGGATGGTGTGGCCTTGGTTTGCGTTTTCAATACTTGTGCTCGGTTGGGCAATGCTGAGGTTGGTCGTGGAACCCATGGGTTTTTAGAGAAGACGGGTTTGAGTTCTAGTGTTAAAGTTTGTAATGCAGTTATGGATGTGTATGTTAAGTGCAGGCTGTTGAGCGAGGCGAGACGGGTGTTTGAAAATATGGATGAACGGAGTGTTGTATCCTGGACTGTAATTTTGGATGGTGAGGTTAACTTGGCAAGTGTTGGAAGTGGGAGAATGGTGTTTGATGAGATGCCAGAAAAGAATGAGGTTGCTTGGACTATCATGGTCGTTGGCTACATTGCTAATGGATTTACCTGTGATGGGTTTTCGCTTCTTGGCAAAATGGTTTTTGGTTGTGGTTTGAAACTGAATTATGTTACGCTTAGTTCAACATTGTCTGCATGTGCATTATCAGGTGATCTAATGGTGGGCAGGTGGGTTCATGTTTATGCACTCAAAACAATGGAGAAGATAGATATAATGGTGGAGACGGCGTTGCTTGATATGTATGCAAAATGTGGTAGAGTAGACACTGCAAGGAGAGTTTTTGAGCACATGCCAATAAGGAATGTTGTGGCTTGGAATGCTATGCTTAGTGGGTTAGCCATGCATGGAAGGGGTAAATCTGTCTTGGACTTGTTTCTCCAGATGGTTAAAGAAGCCAAGCCAGATGATTTAACCTTCACTTCCTTGTTGAGTGCTTGCAGCCACTCAGGCCTTGTTAAAGAGGGTCACCATTACTTCCATAATCTTGAATCACTATATGGCATAACGCCTAAGATAGAACATTATGCTTGTATGGTGGATCTCTTGGGCAGGGCAGGTCATTTAGTAGAGGCTGAGGTTTTAATTCGAaaaatgccaatgcctccaaaTGAAGTTGTACTGGGTTCTCTTCTTGGATCCTGCAGTATCTATGGAAAGCTACAGCTAGGTGAACGTGTCCTAAAAGATCTGGTTCAATTGGATCCGCAGAACACAGAGTATCATATCTTGCTTTCCAACATGTATGCTTTAGATGGAAAGCGAGACCAGGCAAATTCCCTTCGGCATGTTCTCAAGTATAGGGGCATCAGAAAGGCTCCAGGAATAAGTTCAATTTATGTTAATGGCCAAGTTCATCAGTTCTGTGCTGGAGATAAGTTTCATCCACAAATCACAGAGGTTTATACTATGTTGGATGAGATGATTCGAAGATTGAGATTGGCTGGTTATGTTCCCAATACCGCTTCCCAAGTTTTTCATGGTTGTGATACTACTAGGAAGAATGACACTGATGAGGTAGAGGAGATAGAGCAGGCTTTGTTCTCTCACAGTGAGAAGCTGGCTGTGTGTTTTGGGCTCTTGACCACAAGAAGTAATTCACCACTTTACATCTTCAAGAATCTACGCATATGCTTAGACTGTCATTCAGCAATGAAGATGGTTTCCACTGTATACAATAGAGAAATTGTTGTCAGAGATCGAAACCGTTTCCATTGTTTCAAGCAAGGTTCCTGTTCTTGTTCTGATCATTGGTAA